The following coding sequences lie in one Rutidosis leptorrhynchoides isolate AG116_Rl617_1_P2 chromosome 4, CSIRO_AGI_Rlap_v1, whole genome shotgun sequence genomic window:
- the LOC139841821 gene encoding pathogenesis-related protein 1A-like, with protein sequence MESLKLISFSLLITTISFLSLSINAQNIQQDYLNAHNSARRQVGVADIVWNATVAGYAQNYANQRIGDCNLVHSGVDSGLDSSCAIGIVADGKVGVVGLVSPKCITNFNSPYGENLAGSSGMITRTAAVNLWVAEKSYYDHTTNTCASGRVCGHYTQVVWRSSTQLGCARVQCANNRGSFVICNYYPRGNYIGQSPY encoded by the exons ATGGAGTCTTTAAAGCTGATTTCCTTTTCACTACTAATTACTACCATTAGTTTCTTATCTCTGTCCATTAATGCTCAAAATATCCAACAAGATTACTTAAATGCTCATAATTCAGCACGTCGTCAAGTGGGCGTAGCAGACATTGTATGGAATGCCACTGTGGCAGGATACGCTCAAAACTATGCTAACCAAAGGATAGGAGACTGCAACCTTGTCCATTCTG GTGTTGACTCCGGACTTGACTCGTCTTGTGCCATAGGTATTGTTGCTGATGGAAAAGTTGGCGTAGTAGGGCTCGTTTCTCCA AAATGCATTACTAATTTTAACAGCCCTTATGGTGAGAACCTTGCTGGGAGTAGTGGTATGATCACACGTACTGCAGCCGTTAATTTATGGGTAGCTGAGAAGTCATATTATGATCATACTACTAATACTTGTGCCAGCGGACGCGTTTGTGGTCACTATACACAAGTCGTGTGGCGTAGTTCCACGCAACTTGGTTGTGCTAGGGTTCAGTGTGCCAATAACCGTGGGTCTTTCGTTATTTGTAACTATTATCCTCGTGGAAACTATATTGGACAGTCTCCTTACTAG